The Acanthopagrus latus isolate v.2019 chromosome 6, fAcaLat1.1, whole genome shotgun sequence genome includes a region encoding these proteins:
- the LOC119020934 gene encoding amphoterin-induced protein 1-like: MMGGSLWISHRVSEAAFRGRSFITLLPLALLLSTVRASAQLIGSPLDCHKTCVCASNIISCSKVNLTNVPTALPKYAAVLDLSFNSITRLRAEWTNITLRRLHTLLLSHNGLNFLSSEAFVHVTRLRHLDLSSNSLRMLDENIFEPLEHLEVLLLYNNSISQIDRTAFSAIQNLQRLYLSHNQISRFPLEVVKERGRLETLKLLDVSSNRMKALPIHELQALPAWIKNGLYFHNNSLPCSCELYDVVARWNLKELSSATDFKLSHTCLLPGPQKDRMAILDLDRVYLNCSEVSNLDEEAYLEQTLVLDCDTRQRDVIKSWTLPGDIPLSATHKTAAMRPDGGLRIGPLKAEDSGVYTCYATGDSFNETLYVNVIVFNSTKNGGLENLKTAYTTLVACLISVVMVLIYLYLTPCHCACCPGQGLEKDPGDSLHSSTVSISHDETGQERVEGGSFPYRHVALLDPKDQLEQNGRLNPIGEEDEEWQGDDRERRRSDAESVSSVCSDTPMVV; the protein is encoded by the coding sequence ATGATGGGGGGGTCGCTCTGGATTTCCCACCGTGTCTCTGAAGCAGCGTTCAGAGGAAGGAGCTTCATCACACTGCTACCTCTGGCTTTACTGTTGTCAACAGTGAGAGCCAGTGCACAGTTGATTGGAAGCCCTCTGGACTGCCACAAGACTTGTGTATGCGCCAGTAACATCATCAGTTGCTCCAAGGTGAATTTGACCAACGTCCCCACCGCTCTTCCAAAATATGCAGCTGTCCTGGACCTCAGCTTCAACTCCATCACCAGGCTGCGTGCCGAGTGGACCAATATCACACTCAGAAGACTGCACACTCTGCTGCTCAGCCACAATGGCCTcaacttcctctcctctgaggCATTCGTGCACGTGACGAGGCTTCGTCACCTGGACCTTTCCTCGAATAGCCTCCGCATGCTGGACGAGAACATTTTTGAGCCGCTGGAGCAcctggaggtgctgctgcttTACAACAACTCAATCTCTCAGATAGATCGCACTGCCTTCTCTGCCATCCAAAACCTGCAGAGGCTCTACCTGAGCCACAACCAGATCTCACGCTTCCCTTTGGAGGTGGTGAAGGAGCGGGGTCGTCTGGAGACGCTCAAGCTGCTGGATGTGTCCTCCAACCGGATGAAAGCCCTGCCCATCCATGAGCTTCAGGCTCTGCCTGCCTGGATCAAGAATGGTCTGTACTTCCACAACAACTCTCTGCCCTGCAGCTGTGAGCTGTATGATGTGGTGGCACGCTGGAACCTCAAAGAGCTCAGCTCCGCCACTGATTTCAAGCTCAGCCACACCTGTTTGCTACCAGGCCCGCAGAAAGACAGGATGGCCATACTGGATCTGGACAGGGTGTATTTAAATTGCAGTGAGGTCAGCAATTTGGATGAAGAAGCCTATCTGGAGCAGACCCTGGTCCTGGACTGTGACACGAGGCAGAGGGATGTGATAAAGAGCTGGACGCTGCCTGGAGACATCCCCTTGTCTGCCACACACAAGACTGCTGCGATGCGTCCTGACGGAGGCCTCCGGATTGGGCCCCTGAAGGCAGAGGACTCCGGGGTGTACACCTGCTATGCCACCGGTGACTCTTTCAATGAGACgctgtatgtaaatgtaatagTGTTTAATTCCACCAAGAATGGTGGACTGGAGAACCTAAAAACGGCCTACACCACCCTCGTAGCGTGTCTGATCAGCGTGGTGATGGTGCTCATCTACCTCTATCTCACACCCTGCCACTGCGCCTGTTGTCCGGGTCAGGGCCTGGAGAAGGACCCTGGAGACAGCCTCCACTCTTCAACTGTGAGCATCTCACACGATGAGACAGGGCAAGAAAGAGTGGAGGGCGGAAGTTTCCCCTACAGGCACGTGGCCCTCCTGGATCCCAAGGACCAGCTGGAGCAGAACGGGCGGCTGAACCCAATAGGTGAGGAAGACGAGGAGTGGCAGGGGGAcgacagggagaggaggaggtctgaCGCAGAGTCTGTCAGCTCAGTGTGCTCCGATACCCCGATGGTGGTTTAG